One window from the genome of Carnobacteriaceae bacterium zg-84 encodes:
- the thrS gene encoding threonine--tRNA ligase, with translation MIKVTFPDGAVREYEQGTTPHNIAKEISSGLAKKILAAKYNGELIDYNRPLESDGRIELVTPEHEDALGILRHSTAHLLAHALTRLYPNIHFGVGPAIETGFYYDTDMEVQLSEDELPKVEAEMMNIVKANFPIERRVVTKEEALTIFAKDPYKVELINALPDNETITVYQQENFIDLCRGIHVPSTGRIQVFKLLSLAGAYWRGNSDNKMMQRVYGTAFFDKKDLAEFLKMREEAKERDHRKLGKELDLFMVSQKVGSGLPFWLPKGATIRRAVERYIVDKEISLGYQHVYTPVMADVELYKTSGHWAHYKDDMFPPMDMGDGEMLVLRPMNCPHHMMVYKNDIHSYRELPIRIAELGMMHRYEKSGALSGLQRVREMTLNDAHVFVRPDQIKDEFKRTLELIRAVYEDFNIKDYRFRLSYRDPEDKEKYFDDDAMWNKAESMLKEAMDELGLTYFEATGEAAFYGPKLDVQFKTAMGLEETMSTIQLDFLLPERFDLTYVGEDGENTHRPVVIHRGVVSTMERFVAYLIEEYKGAFPTWLAPVQATVIPVNFDLHAEYARQLTEQLQRIGMRIDLDLRYEKMGYKIRASQTQKIPYQLVVGDQEAQNHSVTVRRYGSKDTVTMSVDDFIAKVQHEISQFSRPVE, from the coding sequence ATGATTAAAGTAACATTTCCAGACGGTGCTGTTCGTGAGTACGAGCAAGGCACAACACCTCATAATATTGCCAAAGAAATTAGTTCTGGTTTAGCTAAAAAAATATTGGCTGCTAAATATAACGGAGAATTGATTGATTATAATCGTCCTTTAGAAAGTGACGGTCGTATTGAATTGGTAACACCTGAGCATGAAGATGCATTAGGAATTTTGCGTCATTCAACAGCACATTTATTAGCACATGCCTTAACACGTCTATACCCAAATATCCATTTTGGTGTAGGTCCTGCCATTGAAACAGGATTTTACTATGACACAGATATGGAAGTGCAATTATCTGAAGATGAATTGCCAAAAGTTGAAGCTGAGATGATGAATATTGTGAAAGCTAATTTCCCTATCGAGCGTCGTGTTGTGACAAAAGAGGAAGCTTTAACGATTTTTGCCAAAGACCCTTATAAAGTAGAACTTATTAACGCATTACCAGACAATGAAACAATCACTGTCTATCAACAAGAAAACTTCATTGATTTATGTCGTGGTATTCATGTGCCATCAACTGGTCGCATTCAAGTCTTTAAATTATTGTCACTTGCGGGTGCTTATTGGAGAGGTAATTCTGATAACAAGATGATGCAACGTGTTTATGGAACAGCCTTTTTTGACAAAAAAGATTTGGCCGAGTTTTTGAAAATGCGTGAGGAAGCTAAAGAGCGTGATCACCGTAAATTAGGAAAAGAATTAGACTTGTTTATGGTGTCTCAAAAAGTAGGTTCAGGTCTACCGTTCTGGTTACCAAAAGGTGCGACTATCCGTCGTGCTGTTGAGCGTTATATTGTGGATAAAGAAATTAGCTTAGGATACCAACATGTGTATACACCAGTTATGGCTGATGTTGAGCTATATAAAACATCAGGTCACTGGGCACATTATAAAGATGATATGTTTCCTCCAATGGACATGGGCGATGGAGAGATGTTAGTATTGCGTCCGATGAACTGTCCGCATCACATGATGGTCTATAAAAACGATATTCATAGTTACCGTGAATTACCAATTCGTATTGCTGAATTGGGTATGATGCACCGTTATGAGAAAAGTGGTGCTTTATCTGGTTTACAACGTGTACGTGAGATGACATTAAACGATGCACATGTGTTCGTACGTCCAGACCAAATTAAAGATGAATTTAAACGTACATTAGAGTTAATTCGTGCTGTATATGAAGATTTTAACATTAAAGACTATCGTTTCCGTCTAAGTTATCGTGATCCAGAAGATAAAGAAAAATACTTTGATGATGATGCTATGTGGAACAAAGCAGAAAGTATGTTAAAAGAAGCAATGGATGAATTAGGATTAACATATTTTGAAGCAACTGGTGAAGCTGCCTTCTATGGACCAAAATTAGACGTTCAGTTCAAAACAGCTATGGGCTTAGAAGAAACAATGTCTACTATTCAGTTGGACTTCTTATTACCTGAGCGTTTTGATTTAACATATGTTGGTGAAGATGGAGAAAATACACATCGTCCAGTCGTTATTCACCGTGGGGTTGTATCGACAATGGAACGCTTTGTTGCCTACTTAATTGAAGAATATAAAGGTGCATTCCCTACATGGTTAGCTCCTGTTCAAGCAACAGTTATTCCAGTTAATTTTGATTTACATGCTGAATATGCACGTCAATTAACAGAACAATTACAACGTATTGGTATGCGTATTGACCTAGATTTACGCTATGAGAAAATGGGTTATAAAATTCGTGCTTCTCAAACACAAAAAATCCCATATCAATTAGTAGTGGGAGATCAAGAAGCGCAAAATCATTCCGTCACTGTTCGTCGCTATGGTTCAAAAGATACAGTGACCATGAGTGTTGATGACTTTATTGCAAAAGTACAACATGAAATTAGCCAATTTAGTCGTCCAGTTGAATAA
- the xpt gene encoding xanthine phosphoribosyltransferase, whose product MELLKQMVLKYGKVYPNNVLKVDSFVNHQIDAPLMKQAGDTFFEHFKETGVTKVLTIEASGIAPAIMTALSFGVPMVFAKKTLPTTLTKDTLYSTEIYSYTKNMTSKVILSKEYLSKGDKVLIIDDFLANGGAVLGLDDIVKQAGAETVGVGILIEKAFQDGRQKLEEAGFDVYSLCRIASLEDESITFL is encoded by the coding sequence ATGGAACTATTAAAGCAAATGGTGTTAAAGTATGGAAAAGTATATCCGAATAATGTGTTAAAAGTAGATTCATTTGTTAATCATCAAATTGATGCCCCATTGATGAAACAAGCAGGCGATACTTTTTTTGAACATTTTAAAGAAACAGGCGTGACAAAAGTATTAACGATTGAAGCAAGTGGTATTGCTCCTGCTATTATGACTGCACTATCATTTGGTGTCCCAATGGTATTTGCTAAAAAAACATTGCCAACTACTTTGACGAAAGATACTTTATATAGTACAGAAATTTATAGTTACACAAAGAATATGACGAGTAAAGTTATTTTATCGAAGGAGTATTTAAGTAAAGGCGACAAGGTGTTAATTATTGATGACTTTCTAGCAAATGGTGGAGCTGTTCTCGGATTAGACGATATTGTCAAGCAAGCAGGTGCTGAAACAGTGGGTGTAGGTATTTTGATTGAAAAAGCATTTCAAGATGGTCGTCAAAAACTAGAAGAAGCAGGGTTTGATGTATATTCTTTATGCCGTATTGCCTCTTTAGAAGATGAAAGTATTACATTTTTGTAA
- a CDS encoding GNAT family N-acetyltransferase, which produces MITYSMTKEITDEQLRQLYTSVGWCAYTNTFDDLSILLDKAIQVITAWDNNKLVGLIRTIGDGVYVEVIQDLLVLPEYQGNGIGKYLLTRACEGAEDKKQVFLLTESGAENKKALSFYSKQPYFSAFSDISITGFYKTQHILK; this is translated from the coding sequence ATGATTACATATAGTATGACAAAAGAAATAACAGATGAGCAATTAAGACAGCTATATACATCTGTCGGGTGGTGTGCCTACACCAATACATTTGATGATTTATCTATTTTATTGGACAAAGCAATACAAGTTATTACAGCATGGGACAATAATAAATTGGTTGGTCTAATACGTACGATAGGCGACGGCGTATATGTAGAAGTGATACAAGATTTGTTGGTGCTTCCAGAATATCAAGGAAACGGAATAGGGAAATATTTATTAACAAGAGCATGTGAGGGAGCAGAAGACAAAAAGCAAGTCTTTTTATTAACAGAAAGTGGTGCTGAAAATAAAAAAGCTTTATCGTTTTATTCAAAGCAGCCTTATTTCAGTGCATTTTCAGACATTTCGATTACTGGTTTTTACAAAACACAGCATATATTAAAATAA
- the srtB gene encoding class B sortase, which yields METDEQTQTKPKWSKKIIALIVFLLTILTMTIYVVSQSTVHAPAPETTTTTTTTKQVYKQTEEEKAFLKKKFEELANVNKEVIAYLYLPGTKLDEPVVQTSDNFTYLEKTFEGEQVPFLGAVFMDTNNQKDFSDRLTWLFAHARGSKVPDNRMFNDVNYYDKQEFFDAHPFVVVETPEKKLYYQAVAMVIVPETTAFYRTTFKDDDDFLTQLEQIKKDAQVKNESIQIKASDKYMVLSTCREEDDTLRANLYVRQIPEDELQDFLMKNKEKLKYVKTRE from the coding sequence ATGGAAACAGATGAACAAACTCAAACAAAACCAAAATGGTCTAAAAAAATTATAGCTCTTATTGTATTTTTATTAACGATTTTAACAATGACGATTTATGTTGTTTCACAATCTACGGTACATGCACCTGCACCTGAAACAACAACCACGACCACGACAACGAAGCAAGTATATAAACAAACAGAAGAAGAAAAAGCATTTCTAAAGAAAAAGTTTGAAGAGTTAGCGAATGTGAATAAAGAAGTGATTGCGTATCTTTATTTGCCTGGAACAAAATTAGATGAGCCAGTTGTTCAAACCTCTGATAATTTTACATATTTGGAAAAAACATTCGAAGGAGAACAAGTACCGTTTCTGGGAGCTGTTTTTATGGATACGAATAATCAGAAAGATTTTAGTGATCGTTTAACATGGTTATTTGCACACGCAAGAGGAAGTAAAGTGCCGGACAACCGTATGTTTAATGATGTTAACTATTATGATAAGCAAGAATTTTTTGATGCACATCCATTTGTTGTGGTGGAAACGCCAGAGAAAAAGTTATATTATCAAGCAGTGGCAATGGTCATTGTACCAGAAACAACAGCATTTTATCGTACAACATTTAAAGACGATGATGATTTTTTAACACAATTAGAACAAATTAAAAAAGATGCACAAGTAAAAAATGAATCTATTCAAATTAAAGCAAGTGATAAATACATGGTTTTATCAACATGCCGAGAAGAAGATGATACATTACGTGCCAATTTATATGTACGACAAATACCCGAAGATGAATTACAAGATTTCTTGATGAAAAACAAAGAGAAATTAAAATATGTGAAAACAAGAGAATAA
- a CDS encoding galactokinase yields MFNTLESKFETLFHTKEHHNFFAPGRINLIGEHTDYNGGYVFPCAITLGTYAVASKREDTKLMLYSENFSADGVVECDSTDLTHSTTYTWTNYVKGMILYLKEAGYTIRTGANIVFYGNIPNGSGLSSSASFELLIGVIFKGLYQLDIEMIDLVKLGKKVENDFIGVQSGIMDQFAVGMGKENHAIRLDCQTLEYTLVPVDLKDNVIVIMNTNKRRELADSKYNERFNETRQALKELQTRVSIQTLADLTIDIFEANKDVLSSEVLVKRARHAVSENQRTIEATEKLRAGDLVGFGELMKQSHLSTELDYEVTGKELDTLVHTAWEQEGVIGARMTGAGFGGCAIAIVQKDKVDAFQQAVEDVYVKEIGYKPSFYIAEISNGAALKQ; encoded by the coding sequence ATGTTTAATACTTTAGAAAGTAAATTTGAAACATTATTTCATACAAAAGAGCATCATAATTTTTTTGCTCCGGGACGTATCAATCTGATTGGTGAACATACCGATTATAATGGAGGATATGTTTTTCCTTGTGCGATTACATTGGGTACATACGCTGTCGCGAGTAAAAGAGAAGACACAAAGTTAATGTTGTATTCCGAAAATTTTTCAGCAGACGGTGTTGTTGAATGTGATTCGACGGATTTAACACATTCGACAACATATACATGGACAAACTACGTTAAAGGTATGATTTTATACTTAAAAGAAGCAGGATATACTATTCGCACAGGTGCCAATATCGTCTTTTATGGAAATATTCCAAATGGTTCAGGGTTATCGTCATCAGCATCGTTTGAATTGTTGATTGGTGTTATTTTTAAAGGGTTATATCAATTAGATATTGAGATGATTGACTTAGTGAAATTGGGCAAAAAAGTAGAAAATGATTTTATCGGTGTTCAATCGGGTATTATGGATCAATTTGCTGTAGGTATGGGTAAAGAAAATCATGCAATAAGATTAGATTGCCAAACACTTGAGTATACATTAGTACCAGTGGACTTAAAAGATAATGTCATTGTCATCATGAATACGAATAAACGTCGTGAATTGGCAGATTCTAAATACAACGAACGTTTCAATGAAACAAGACAAGCGTTAAAAGAATTGCAAACACGGGTATCAATTCAAACATTGGCAGATTTAACGATAGATATTTTTGAAGCAAATAAAGATGTTCTATCATCTGAAGTATTAGTAAAACGTGCAAGACACGCAGTAAGTGAAAATCAACGAACTATTGAAGCTACTGAAAAATTAAGAGCAGGGGATTTAGTTGGGTTTGGAGAATTGATGAAACAGTCGCATTTATCCACAGAATTAGATTATGAAGTAACGGGTAAAGAGTTGGATACATTGGTTCATACAGCATGGGAACAAGAAGGCGTAATCGGTGCAAGAATGACTGGAGCAGGTTTTGGAGGTTGTGCGATTGCCATTGTTCAAAAAGATAAAGTAGATGCTTTTCAACAAGCTGTTGAAGACGTATATGTGAAAGAAATTGGATATAAACCTTCCTTTTACATTGCAGAAATTAGTAATGGGGCTGCACTAAAACAATAA
- the upp gene encoding uracil phosphoribosyltransferase: MGKFMVLDHPLIQHKLTMIREKDCGTKVFREVVNEISMLMAYEVSRELPLEDIEIETPLVKTVQKTLSGKKVAVVPILRAGLGMVDGILELIPAAKVGHVGMYRDHDTLEPVEYFVKLPSDIAERQLFVVDPMLATGGSAVAAIDALLKRGAQPSSIKFVCLVAAPEGVAVLRSAHPGIDIYTACLDERLNENGYILPGLGDAGDRLFGTK; encoded by the coding sequence ATGGGTAAATTTATGGTATTGGATCATCCGTTAATTCAACACAAATTAACAATGATTCGTGAAAAAGATTGTGGAACAAAAGTGTTCAGAGAGGTTGTTAATGAAATTTCAATGTTAATGGCTTATGAAGTATCTCGTGAATTGCCATTAGAGGACATTGAAATTGAAACACCTTTAGTGAAAACTGTTCAAAAAACATTATCAGGTAAAAAAGTTGCTGTTGTGCCTATTTTACGTGCTGGGTTAGGTATGGTAGACGGTATTTTAGAACTTATCCCTGCTGCAAAAGTAGGACATGTTGGGATGTACCGTGATCATGATACTTTGGAGCCAGTTGAATACTTTGTAAAACTACCATCTGATATTGCGGAACGTCAATTATTCGTTGTAGACCCAATGTTAGCAACAGGGGGCTCTGCCGTAGCTGCGATTGATGCATTATTAAAACGTGGTGCTCAACCATCCTCTATTAAATTCGTTTGTTTAGTAGCTGCACCAGAAGGTGTTGCTGTATTAAGAAGTGCACATCCAGGTATTGATATTTATACAGCTTGTTTAGATGAACGTTTAAACGAAAATGGTTATATTTTACCAGGTTTAGGCGATGCTGGCGACAGATTATTTGGTACAAAATAA
- a CDS encoding amidohydrolase family protein codes for MHYILKSKAIFDTEKKETFSGGIEIKDGYITAVYQQTIPTDRGCDIIDCGSQMIIPSFIDAHVHFYLASLVYNKRLTVVSGRSPEEVAKQAETLPIQNGWRIGIGWYASDFGQQVYPTRWKLDATTHDVPTLLISGDAHTIWLNSAGMNALNITPETLPKEITGERFYENNVLTGVFLEAIAIYYLAKVLEIFHETATEDCLMYMKQLNQMGITAVGDVALTGESPDDLVYPHLYAHQQATVRINFFPAMREETQHLDTLSSKYTSPMLQMSGVKQFFDGVTSSHTALLKEPYANPYHAHDVGIPLIPIEKMRRLIHLANQKGFPIRIHAIGDKAIQLTLTYLKEAQEKYPLLKGNNTVEHLEVMDLADLPLVTQPNLVLSVQPSHLLVGYDTLDEEVGPIRAKDMFPFQTFLDVGATLGFGTDVPVVVDVTPLESLYYAVARKTTDGLPEGEALMSHQKMSIADALVAHTSGAAAAISRDDVGTICVGKRADLAVLSDNILHLSNPQDILNVQVLKTILNGDIVYQKI; via the coding sequence ATGCATTATATTTTAAAAAGCAAAGCGATATTTGATACCGAAAAGAAAGAAACATTTTCTGGTGGTATTGAAATAAAAGATGGTTATATTACAGCTGTTTATCAACAAACTATCCCAACTGATAGAGGGTGCGATATTATTGATTGTGGTAGCCAAATGATTATTCCGTCTTTTATCGATGCACATGTTCATTTTTACTTGGCAAGTTTGGTTTATAACAAACGCTTAACAGTTGTATCTGGTCGTTCTCCCGAAGAAGTTGCTAAACAAGCAGAAACATTACCTATTCAAAATGGGTGGCGTATTGGTATTGGGTGGTATGCGAGTGATTTTGGACAACAAGTTTACCCAACAAGATGGAAATTAGATGCAACAACACACGATGTTCCGACTTTATTGATTTCAGGAGATGCGCATACGATTTGGCTAAACTCAGCTGGTATGAATGCTTTAAATATCACACCAGAAACATTACCGAAAGAGATTACAGGGGAACGTTTTTATGAGAACAATGTGTTAACAGGTGTGTTTTTAGAAGCGATTGCGATTTATTATTTAGCAAAAGTGTTGGAAATATTTCACGAAACAGCAACAGAGGATTGTTTGATGTATATGAAACAATTAAATCAAATGGGAATAACGGCTGTGGGAGATGTTGCTTTAACTGGTGAAAGCCCAGATGATTTAGTATATCCACATTTATATGCACATCAACAAGCAACTGTACGCATCAATTTCTTTCCAGCAATGCGTGAGGAAACACAGCACTTGGATACACTGTCTTCTAAGTATACATCGCCTATGCTCCAAATGTCAGGTGTGAAACAATTTTTTGACGGTGTGACAAGTTCACATACAGCGTTATTAAAAGAACCTTATGCCAATCCCTACCATGCTCATGATGTGGGTATTCCCTTAATTCCTATTGAAAAGATGCGTCGACTAATTCATCTTGCAAATCAAAAGGGTTTCCCAATCCGTATTCACGCCATTGGCGATAAAGCCATTCAGCTCACATTAACATATTTAAAAGAAGCACAAGAAAAATATCCACTTTTAAAAGGCAATAATACGGTTGAACATCTAGAAGTCATGGACTTAGCCGATTTACCATTGGTGACACAGCCAAATTTAGTATTATCTGTTCAACCAAGCCATTTGCTTGTAGGATATGACACGCTCGATGAAGAAGTCGGTCCAATCAGAGCAAAGGATATGTTCCCATTTCAGACCTTTCTTGATGTTGGGGCAACATTAGGATTTGGAACAGATGTGCCGGTGGTTGTTGATGTGACACCATTGGAAAGTCTTTACTATGCTGTTGCCCGTAAAACGACAGACGGTTTACCAGAGGGAGAGGCTTTAATGAGTCATCAAAAAATGAGTATTGCTGATGCATTAGTAGCACATACAAGTGGAGCAGCTGCGGCAATTAGTCGAGATGATGTAGGTACGATTTGCGTCGGTAAGCGAGCCGATTTAGCCGTATTAAGTGATAATATATTGCATCTATCAAATCCACAAGATATTTTAAATGTACAAGTTCTTAAAACCATTCTTAATGGTGACATTGTGTATCAAAAAATATAA
- a CDS encoding YitT family protein, whose product MQMKKFKYYQDVRSIVLLTAATLLQVFTLQAILTPANLLPSGFLGISVLIQNISKMFLPTPIPLNISSLVLNVVVAFLCYKGLSKRFAFLSLFQVVLSSFFLSIFHFQPILHDVMLAVLLGGALNGIYIALALYADGSTGGTDFIALYVSNKKGKSIWEYVFVGNVILLIVFALTSSWEQAGFSILFQFVATKTLENFHHRYEQLTLQITTETPEKIMDYYFENYKHGMSCIEGVGGYTHRKIYILYTVISSYELKEITKGILNSDPKAIINVMSTEQFYGNFYREKH is encoded by the coding sequence ATGCAAATGAAAAAGTTTAAATATTATCAAGATGTAAGGTCTATCGTTTTATTAACTGCGGCAACGCTGCTACAAGTGTTTACATTACAGGCGATTTTAACACCCGCTAATTTATTACCGAGTGGTTTTTTAGGTATTTCTGTGCTTATTCAAAATATATCTAAAATGTTTTTACCGACACCTATTCCACTAAATATTTCTTCTCTTGTGCTGAATGTTGTCGTTGCATTTTTGTGTTATAAAGGTTTAAGTAAACGATTTGCATTTTTATCTCTTTTTCAAGTCGTATTATCTAGTTTCTTTTTAAGTATCTTTCATTTTCAACCTATCTTGCACGATGTGATGTTAGCTGTATTATTAGGTGGAGCATTGAATGGTATTTATATTGCATTAGCACTATATGCAGACGGCTCCACAGGAGGAACCGACTTTATCGCATTATACGTGTCGAATAAAAAAGGAAAATCTATTTGGGAGTACGTGTTTGTTGGGAATGTCATTTTATTAATTGTTTTTGCCTTAACAAGTAGTTGGGAACAAGCAGGCTTTTCTATTTTATTCCAATTTGTTGCGACGAAAACATTGGAAAATTTCCACCATCGTTATGAACAGTTGACATTACAAATCACAACAGAAACTCCCGAGAAAATTATGGATTATTATTTTGAGAACTATAAGCATGGCATGTCGTGTATAGAGGGTGTTGGTGGTTATACGCATCGGAAAATTTATATTTTATATACCGTTATTTCTTCTTACGAATTAAAAGAAATTACAAAAGGTATTTTAAATTCAGATCCAAAAGCGATTATCAATGTGATGAGTACCGAACAATTTTATGGTAACTTTTATCGGGAGAAACACTAA
- a CDS encoding DNA-3-methyladenine glycosylase I, producing MNMTICDWALHSTLEKVYHDTEWGIPKTDDQELFELLILEGMQAGLSWHLILKRRENMRQILEQFDYHKLAMYTDEQLDMLLQDTRLIRNKLKIYAIRTNAQCFLQIQKDYGSFARYIWKFVDYQPIQNKWATIEQVPCFSSLSDKISKELKKRGFKFIGTKIIYSFLQASGMINDHLTSCPCYSLKKYDRINLKKQ from the coding sequence ATGAACATGACAATATGCGATTGGGCATTGCACAGCACACTTGAAAAAGTCTATCATGACACAGAGTGGGGAATACCGAAAACAGATGATCAAGAATTGTTTGAATTGTTGATATTAGAGGGAATGCAGGCAGGGTTGAGTTGGCATTTAATTTTAAAAAGACGTGAAAATATGCGACAAATACTTGAGCAATTTGATTATCATAAATTGGCGATGTATACAGATGAACAATTAGATATGCTTCTGCAAGACACACGTTTGATACGAAATAAACTAAAAATTTATGCAATTAGAACAAATGCACAATGTTTTCTACAAATACAAAAAGATTACGGTTCATTCGCACGCTATATTTGGAAATTTGTCGATTATCAACCTATCCAAAATAAATGGGCAACTATTGAACAAGTTCCTTGCTTTTCATCTTTATCCGATAAAATTAGTAAAGAGTTGAAAAAACGAGGATTTAAATTTATCGGGACAAAAATCATTTATTCCTTTTTACAAGCGAGTGGAATGATTAACGATCATCTAACAAGTTGTCCTTGTTATTCGTTGAAAAAATATGATAGAATTAACCTTAAAAAACAATAA
- a CDS encoding spermidine/putrescine ABC transporter substrate-binding protein, which yields MKKLGLFFGSILAAVSILFFMKFALEQERASSVGVEVDAQKPLYIFNWGDYIDPELIKEFEEKTGYSVVYETFDSNDAMEAKLKQGGTPYDLIFPSESRVPKLLEENLLKPLDKSKIIGLETLSPALMNQNFDRDNQYTIPYFWGTIGIMVNTEMVDAEKITTWKDLWDSEYKNNILVLDNFHEMLGLTLQSMGYSLNTQDEEKIKEATQRLIALSPNIRAVLTDEIKPLLVAGEAAIGIGYSGDAAAVIASNPAITYIIPKDGSAVWTDNFAIPHTAKNIEGAYAFINFMLEPEHAAKNAEYVGYTTPSQAARELLPEEMTSDTMFYPSDDVLNELEHYEHLGKHWIEFYNEQFLNFKMELS from the coding sequence ATGAAAAAATTAGGATTATTCTTTGGTAGTATTCTAGCTGCTGTGTCTATTCTTTTTTTTATGAAATTCGCTTTAGAGCAAGAGCGTGCATCTTCTGTTGGTGTAGAAGTTGATGCACAAAAACCGCTGTATATTTTTAACTGGGGCGATTATATTGACCCTGAGTTAATAAAAGAATTTGAGGAAAAAACAGGATATTCCGTTGTTTATGAAACGTTCGATTCTAATGATGCAATGGAAGCTAAATTAAAACAAGGTGGTACACCGTATGATCTTATTTTTCCAAGTGAGTCACGTGTCCCAAAACTATTAGAAGAAAACTTATTAAAACCACTTGATAAGTCTAAAATTATCGGGTTAGAAACACTTTCTCCTGCCTTGATGAATCAAAATTTTGATAGAGATAATCAATACACAATCCCATATTTTTGGGGAACGATTGGTATTATGGTCAATACAGAAATGGTCGATGCTGAAAAAATTACGACTTGGAAAGATTTATGGGATTCAGAATATAAAAATAATATTTTAGTGTTGGACAATTTCCATGAAATGTTAGGGTTGACTTTACAAAGTATGGGATATTCATTGAATACGCAAGATGAAGAGAAAATAAAAGAAGCGACACAACGATTGATTGCATTAAGTCCGAATATACGAGCGGTTTTAACAGATGAGATAAAACCTTTGTTAGTTGCGGGTGAAGCGGCGATTGGAATTGGTTACTCAGGAGATGCAGCTGCTGTTATTGCATCTAATCCAGCCATTACGTACATTATTCCAAAAGATGGTAGTGCTGTTTGGACAGATAATTTTGCTATTCCGCATACAGCAAAAAATATTGAGGGTGCTTATGCGTTTATTAACTTTATGTTAGAGCCTGAGCATGCAGCTAAAAATGCTGAGTATGTTGGGTATACAACACCAAGTCAAGCGGCTAGAGAATTATTACCTGAGGAAATGACAAGCGATACGATGTTCTATCCGTCAGATGATGTATTAAATGAATTGGAACATTATGAACATTTAGGTAAGCATTGGATAGAATTTTATAATGAACAATTTTTAAACTTTAAAATGGAGTTATCATAA
- a CDS encoding nucleoside deaminase → MTEKEYFMREALKEAQKAYDLDEVPIGAVVVYKGEVIGRGYNLREKEQDATLHAEIKAIRQANAHLGNWRLEECELFVTLEPCPMCSGAIILSRLKKVTFGAFDPKAGTCGTFMNLVQDSRFNHQAEVESGILEEECKALLQRFFKELRERKKQINI, encoded by the coding sequence ATGACCGAAAAAGAATATTTTATGAGAGAAGCCTTGAAAGAAGCTCAAAAAGCGTATGATTTAGATGAAGTACCTATCGGTGCTGTTGTTGTGTATAAAGGTGAGGTCATTGGTAGAGGATACAACTTACGAGAAAAGGAACAAGATGCGACACTTCATGCAGAAATAAAAGCGATACGTCAAGCAAATGCGCACTTAGGGAATTGGCGTTTAGAAGAGTGTGAGTTATTTGTTACTTTAGAACCGTGTCCAATGTGCAGTGGTGCCATTATTTTATCAAGACTAAAAAAAGTAACCTTTGGTGCTTTTGATCCAAAAGCAGGAACATGCGGTACTTTTATGAATTTAGTTCAAGATAGTCGGTTTAATCATCAAGCCGAGGTGGAAAGTGGCATACTAGAAGAAGAGTGTAAGGCTCTTTTACAGCGGTTTTTTAAAGAACTACGAGAACGTAAAAAACAGATAAATATATAA